Below is a genomic region from Actinoallomurus bryophytorum.
CCGGGCTCGCCTTCGTACGGCGGGCCGAGGTCGTGCGGTCCGAACTCGACGGACAGGCGGGGCTCCTCGGCGTCGCCGCCCTGGTTCACGATCCCGAAATGGTCTGACATGGAGCTACTCGACAACCCCATCCAGAACTACGCCTGGGGATCGCATACCGTGCTCGCCGGCTTCCTCGGCCGGCCGTCGCCCACCGAGCGGCCCGAGGCCGAGCTGTGGATCGGCGCCCACCCCGCCGCGCCGTCGCGGCTGCGTTCCGGGCAGGCGCTGGGCGACCTCATCGCGGCCGACCCGGAGGCCGCGCTGGGGTCCGCGTCCGTGTCGGCCTTCGGGCCACGGCTGCCGTTCCTGCTGAAGGTCCTCGCCGTGGCCGAGCCGCTGTCCCTGCAGGTGCACCCCGACCGCGAACAGGCCGAGCGTGGCTTCGCGGCGGAGCGGGCTCCGGCCGGCGATCCGGCGCGCAACTACAAGGACTCCTGGCCGAAGCCCGAGATCCTCTGCGCGCTGAGCGACTTTCACGCGCTGTGCGGTCTGCGCGACCCGCGGGAGAGCGCCGAGCTGCTGGGCCGCGTGCCCGCTCTGGGCCCGGTGGCCGCCCTGCTCGAGGCGGGAGACGTGAAGGCCGCCGTCGAGGCGCTGCTGACCTGGCCGTCCCCGAAGGACGTGGTGACCGAGGCCCGTGCCGTCGCGCCGGAGCCGTACGCCTCACTCGCGGCGCGCGACCCCGGTGACATGGGGGTGATCGTCGCGATGCTGCTGAACGAGGTGCGTCTCGTGCCGGGCCAGGCGCTGTACGTGCCGCCGCGCCGGCCGCACGCCTACCTCAGCGGCACCGGCGTCGAGCTGATGGCCGGCTCGGACAACGTGCTGCGTGCCGGGCTCACGCCCAAGCACGTCGACGTACCCGAGCTCCTGTCGGTCGCGTCGTTCGAGCCGAGCCCGCCCGGTGTGGTCGAGCCCGAGCGGCACTCCGGCGAGGACGTCTACGTGACGCCCGCGCCGGAGTTCCGCCTCTCCCGTCTCGACGCCGGGCAGCGCCCCGTGCTTCCGGCGGCCGGCCCGCAGCTGCTGCTGTGCGCCGACGGCGACGTGCGGCTGCGCCGCGACGGCCGGGAGACGGAGCTGAGCCGAGGCGAGGCCGTCTTCGCCGGGCACCGGGGCGGCCCGATCGAGCTGTCCGGGTCCGGCACGGTCTTCCGCGCGAGCCTGCCGGGGCAGGTCAGGGACTGATGCGCTCGGCGAGCCACGCCAGGGCGAGCGGATAGCGGTACTCGATGGCGCCGTGCCCGGCGTCGAACAGCTCGAAGTAGACGGAGTCGTCGGCCACCCCCGCTGCCTCGACCGCACGCCGGAACGCCACGGCGCCGAAGTCGAGGAAGTACTCATCCCGGGTGCCCGCGTCGATCCAGATCGCCTTCATCGAGCGGAGCGCCTCGGCGTACTCCGGGCGTGCGGCCATGCGTACGGGGTCCCAGGCCAGCCAGCGGTCCCAGACCTCCGGGATCACCTGTCCCGTGTCGTCGAAGGGCTGGTGTACGGTCCCGTCCTCGTCGGCGGAGTAGCACGCCGCGTAGCCGTACTGCTCGATGAAGCCCATGTCGGTCTTCTTGGTGCCGGCGATCCGGCCGCGGAAGTCGGCCAGGAACGTCTGCATCGCCGCGTCGACCGGCTCGCCGTAGGTGTCGCGCAGCTCACGTGCGACGTTCGGGAAGTCCGTGCGGTAGCAGACGTCGAAGAGGGCGTCGCCGGCGTGGGTGGCCAGGGCGCCGAAGACGTCCGGGCGCAACATCGGCGTGATCATCGCGCCGTATCCGCCGCTGGACTTGCCGGTGATCGCCCGATGGTCGCGGTCGTCCAGGGTCCGGTAATGCGCGTCGACCCACGGCACGACCTCCTCGCACAGGTACGAGTGGTAGCGCCCGGTGCCGGGGGAGTCCAGGAACTGGCTGCCGCCGAGCGACGTCCACGCGTCGACGTAGACCACGATCACGGGCGGGGCCTCGCCGCGCGCGAAGAGCTGGTCGGCCAGCTCGGGGAACGGCTGCCGCCACGGCGCCCGGTTGTGCCACATGGGGAGGTGGCCGGTGTACCCCTGGATCACGTAGACCGACGGGTAGCGTCGCTCCGGCTCGTCGTCATAGCCCGGCGGGACGTACACCTCCACCGGCCGTTCGTGCGGGTCGCCCAGCGGGTTGCCGCGCAGCAGCTCGCTCGTGATCGTGTGTTCGCCGATCCGTCCGGCGAGCTGGGCCGACCAGGGCAGCATGCGTTCTCCTTCGCTCGGGGGGTAGAGCCCCGACCGTACCGGCCGGAACCGCGAACGGCCGCGAGAGAGGTCTCTCGCGGCCGGCCGTCATGGGCAGATCGTCAGTGCTCGTTCGCGGTGTCGATCACGTTCACCTCGACACAGTCAGCGCCCTGGGAGCTGCGGCTGCTCGTGCGCCAGCCACTGTCCGTGATATCGGGTTCGTCACTCATCCCTCGCGCTCCTTTCGTGGGAAACAGTCATCCCCGTTGATATGGGGACGTATTTTTGAACTCGTCCGCGACGGCGGCGATGAAGTCGGTCGATTCGTCGGGCGGCAATGCCGCGGCTCGCAGATGGTCGAACCACGTCGTATGACGACGGACGTCCTTGTCCTTCTCGAGGAAGATGTTCCCCGCAGGTGAATCGACGTACACGACGTCGAGATCCGTCGGGTCGGGGAAGCCGATGATGGTGAAGGCGCCGCCGAGCCCCGGGTGGGCGCCGCGGGTGAAGGGCAGCACCTGAATCGTGACGCTCGGCAGCTCGTCCACCTCGAGCAGGCGGGCGAGCTGGGCCCGCATCACCGGGTGGCCGCCGATCGGCCGGCGGAGCACCGCCTCGTCGAGCACGGCCCACATCTCCAGCGTGCCGGCCTCGGCGAGCATCGCCTGGCGCCTGCGGCGCAGGGAGATCATGCGGTCGATGTTGGCCGGGCTCTCGGTGGGCTGACCGACTTTGATCAGCGCGCGGCTGTACTCCTCGGTCTGCAGCAGCCCGGGAATGAGGTGGGTCTGGAACGAGCGGATCGAGGCCGCCGACGCCTCAAGCCCGACATAGGTGTCCAGACCGGCAGATAGCACCGATTCGTACTCGGTCCACCAGCCCCGCTGCTGGGCATCCTTGGCCAGAGTGAGCAGCTGTTCGCGCTGCCCTGAGTCGCCGACCTCGTACAGGTCGAGCATGTCGCGAACGTCGCGGATGCGGGCGACCGACTTTCCCGTCTCGATCCGGCTGACGCGGGACATCGAGCATTCGAGGTGCCGGGCGACATCCTCGATCATCAGGCTGGAGGACTCACGGAGCCTGCGGAGTTCCATGCCCAGGCGGCGCCGGCGGACCGTGGGGCTTTGAGAATCGGACATCGAGCACCTCCAGGTCGACCGTCCTGGACGGGAGGGGTTGGGAGGGGAAGCGGTGAGGGGGATGGAGGGTCGTGGCCGGTGGCGGCGGAGAGCGACGGATCGTTCGCCCAGGGATGTCGTCCGCCGCTAAAGCGTACGCGAGCCCCGATGGCGATGGTCGGAGTTTTTGCCCGATACTACCTTTGAGCCTCATTTATGCAGGTCATCCCGACAATTGAGGTCACTCACCGTCGTCGTTCGAGCACCTCTTGCCACGACATGGCACTTTACCTGTCCAATGCTATGCGGCTCACCCTTTTGTGTCGTACGGACGATCCTAAAAGAGCCGTCTGATGGTCAGTGTCCCGGATTCGTCCACGGTGTCGCGCCGGTATCGCCTTGTGGTGCGGGCCTGGATGATCACCTCTCGGTCGCCGGGGAGTCCGAGCGTTACCCGCCGAGCCCTTCCCAAAACCCCCGATGCGAACGTATGTTCGATGACGCCCGCCTTCCCCCGGGCATCACGGCACCGATCGACCGGGAAGGCAGGCGGCCCGCGTGGGCGGAGTGAGCGGTGCGAGACGGCGTCCGCGAGACGCATGGACGAGGTCCACATGAGCCGGTCCTACGGCGAGCCGGTGGACGTCTGGCTCGTGGACGGGCGGCCGTCGCGGTTCGTGTGGCACGGCCGCCTCTACACCGTCCTGCGGGTGCTGGACCACTGGGTGACCACGCGCGACTGGTGGCGCGACCGTAACCCCGAGGCCGAGGAGACGACCGCGCGGGAGTTCTGGCAGGTCGAAGCGACCCCGGACAAGGAGATCGGCGTCTACGAGCTGCGCCATGACGAGGCGAGCGGAGGGTGGATGCTCTCGCGCGCCTGGGACTGACGCCCGGCCGGTCAGTCCCGCACGAAGTCCCGGATCGCCCGCAGCGTCGGCTCGTCCTTGACCCCCGCGATGAGCAGCGTCGTCACGGGGGACTCCCGCCACAGAGCGAGGCGCTCCTTGATCCGGCCGAGCGGGCCGAGCAGGGAGATGGCGTCCGCCAGCCCGTCGGGAACGGCGCGGACCGCCTCGTCGCGGCGTCCCTCCAGGAACAGCTCCTGTACGCGCGCGGCCTCCTCGGCGTAGCCCAGCCGGCCGATCAGGTCCAGATGGAAGTTGGTGTCCCGCGCGCCCATGCCGCCGATGTAGAAGGCCAGCGGGATCTTCGCGACCTCCAGCGCGGCCGGCAGGTCGTCACTGACGATCGTCGTGACCGTCGCCGCGATCTCGAAACCCTCGGGCCGGCCCCGCAGGGACTCGCCGAAGACCGGCTCGATCCGGCTCGGATCCACGAACAGCGGCAGCCAGCCCTGCGCGATCTCGGTGGACAGCGCGACGTTCTTCGGCCCTTCGGCGCCGAGGTAGATCGGGATGTCCGGCCGCACCGGATGCGCGATCGACTTCAGCGGCTTGCCCAGCCCGGTGACGCCGCTGTCCGGGCTGTGGCGGCGCAGCGGCAGCGGGTAGTGCGGGCCGTCATTGGTCACCGGCTCGGCGCGCCGCCAGACGTCGCGCAGGATCCGGACGTACTCCCGCGTCCGTGCGAGCGGCCGTGCGAACGGCACCCCGTACCAGCCCTCCACCACCTGCGGGCCGGAGGCGCCGAGCCCGAGCACGAGCCGCCCGCCGGACAGGCCGTCCAGCGTGAGCGCGTGCATGGCGGTGGCCGCGGGGGTGCGCGCCGACATCTGCGTCACCGCCGTGCCCAGCCCGATCCGCGAGGTGCGCGCGCCGTACCAGGTGAGTGTGGTGAAGGCGTCGGAGCCGTACGCCTCGGCGGTGAACACCTGGTCATAGCCGAGGCGTTCGGCGGCGAGCACCGTCTCGGTGTCGTCCACGGGATCCCGCTGCCAGTAGCCGAGGTTGATGCCGAGCTTCATCCGCGCCTCCCATGAAATAGAACGCGTTCTATTCAAGCACCGCCTCATTCAAGCATCCGGCGCCCGCAGGTCTCCGGTTCCGTGCGCATGTCGAGGACCGATGGGCCGTATGTCATGCTGTGCATCGGCGGTTCGCGGAGGAACCCGGTGCGATTCCGGGGCTGTCGCGCAACTGTGACCGGGAAGTTCTTCCTCACCGACAGCCACGGCGTGAGCCGGAAGGCCGAGGATGGGCGACGATCCGGCAGCCAGGAGACTCCGGCCGCCGATGACAGGCCACCTACGGGCGCGCAAACCCGAGGAAAGGACGATCGCCGGGTGAACAGCTACCCGTTCTCCGCCGTCGCGGGACTCGAGGACCTCAAACTGGCCCTCCTGATCAACGCGGTGTCGCCATCGGTCGGTGGCGTCCTCGTGCGCGGGGAGAAGGGCACGGCGAAGTCGACCATCGTGCGCGCTCTCGCCGCGCTGCTGCCCGGCGTCGACGTCGTCGCCGGCTGCCGGTTCTCCTGCGACCCCGGGGCGCCCGACCCCGAATGCCCCGACGGTCCGCACGCCGAGGCCGGCCGCGCCGGCGAGGTACGCCAGGCGCGGCTCGTCGAGCTTCCCGTGGGCGCGTCCGAGGACCGTCTCGTCGGTTCGCTCGACCTCGAGCGTGCGCTCACCGACGGCGTCCGCGCGTACCAGCCGGGCCTGCTCGCCGCCGCGCATCGCGGGTTGCTGTACGTCGACGAGGTCAACCTGCTCCACGACCACCTCGTGGACCTGCTGCTGGACGCCGCCGCCATGGGCCAGTCCTATGTCGAGCGCGAGGGCGTCTCGATTCGCCACGCGTCGCGGTTCCTGCTGGTCGGCACCATGAACCCCGAAGAGGGCGAGCTGCGCCCGCAGCTGCTCGACCGGTTCGGGCTGACCGCCGAGGTGGCCGCGACGCGTGACCCGGACGAGCGCGCCGAGGTCGTACGCCGCCGTCTCGCCTACGAGGCCGACCCCGCCGCGTTCGCGGCGGACTGGTCCCAGGCCGACGCCGAGCTCGCCTGGCGCATCAGCGAGGCGCGCGACCGGCTGTCCAAGGTCGTGCTGTCGGACGGCGCACTGCGGCAGATCACCGCGGTGTGCGCCGAGTTCGAGGTCGACGGGCTGCGGGCCGACATCGTGATGGCACGCGCCGCCATCGCGCTCGCCGCCTGGCACGACCGCGGCGCCGTCACGCCGGCCGACGTACGCCTCGCCGCGCGCCTCGCGCTGCCGCACCGGCGCCGCCGCGACCCCTTCGACGCTCCGGGGCTGGACGAGGACACGCTCGACGAGGTTCTCGACCGCACCGGCGACTACGACGTGGAGGAGGACCCGCCTCCCGGCAAAGTGCCGCCCCCGCGGCCCGCGCCCGACCTCGACCTGGACGATCAGAGCGGCGAGACGACCGCGCGCGACCCGGAGCCCGAGTCCGAGACCGACACCGAGCCCGAACCCGAACCCGATCCGGACGGCCCCGGCTCGGGCGGTCGCGAGGAGCAGGAGCACGCCGAGGGCGGCCCGGGCGAGGGCGCCCTGGTCGACATCGGGCAGGCGCTCTCCGGTGGCGGCCAGGACGAGAAGACCCGCGCCGACCGGCCGAAGCCCTCCCCGGCCGGTGCCGTCTACCGGCCGCGGCTGTTCGTCGTGCCGGGCATCGGCGAGGGCGCGCCGGGCCGCCGGTCACGTGCGCGCACCCCGTACGGGCGCACGGTCGGCGCACGGCCCGGCAGCCGTACGGTCCACCTGACCGGGACGTTGTTCGCGGCCGCGCCGCACCAGCGTTCGCGCGGCCGCACCGGCACCGGCCTGGTCATCCGCGCCGAGGACATCCGTGAGCCCGTACGCGAGGGCCGCGAGGGCAACCTCGTGCTGTTCGTCGTCGACGCCAGCGGCTCGATGGCCGCGCGCAAGCGCATGAGCGCGGTCAAGGCCGCGGTCCTCAGCCTGCTGCTCGACGCGTACCAGCGCCGCGACAAGGTCGGGCTGGTCACCTTCCGCGGCACCTCGGCGGAGACCACACTGCCGCCGACCTCCTCGGTGGAGGCCGGCGCACGGCGCCTCGGCGAGCTCCCCACGGGAGGCCGCACGCCACTCGCCGCCGGGCTGGTGCGGGCCGCGCTCGTCCTGCGCACCGAACGCCAGCGTGACCCCGCGCGGCGCCCCCTCCTCGTCATCGTCACCGACGGACGCGCGACACACGGCTCCCTGGACGACGCGCTGCGCGCCTCTGACCTGCTGCGGGACGCCGCCTCCGTGGTGGTCGACTGCGAGAGTGGCCCGGTGCGCCTCGGCCTCGCCGGACGGCTGGCCGCACGTCTCGGCGCCGAGTCGGTACGCCTGGAGGATCTGGCCGCCGACGGGCTGGCCGACGTCGTACGCGACCGGAGGGTGGTGGCCTGATGCCGCAGGGCAGACCGGCGAGCGTGCCCGATGACGGGCTCACCACCCGCCAGCGGCGCAACCGGCCGCTGGTGATCGTGCACACCGGCGCGGGCAAGGGCAAGTCGACGGCGGCCTTCGGGCTGGCCCTGCGCGGCTGGAACCAGGGCTGGCCGATCGGGGTGTTCCAGTTCGTCAAGTCGGCCAAGTGGCGCATCGGCGAAGAACGCGCCCTGCGCGTACTCGGCGAGTCCGGTGAGGGCGGCCGCGTCGACTGGCACAAGATGGGCGAGGGCTGGTCGTGGATCCAGCGGCCCGGCACCGAGGAGGACCACGCGGCGGACGCCCGCGAGGGCTGGGAACAGATCAAGCGCGACCTCGCCGCGGAGACGTACGGCCTCTATGTGCTGGACGAGTTCACCTACCCGATGAAATGGGGCTGGGTGGACGTCGACGACGTGGTCGAGACCCTGACCGCGCGGCCGGGGCACCAGCACGTCATCGTCACCGGCCGCGACGCCGACCCCCGGGTCGTCGGGATCGCCGACCTGGTCACCGAGATGGGCAAGGTCAAGCACCCGATGGACGCCGGCCAGAAAGGCCAGAAGGGCATCGAGTGGTGAGGCCCGCCCGGAGGGCCGCGTGACGGTCCCGCGGCTCGTCATCGCCGCTCCCGCGTCCGGGAGCGGCAAGACGACCGTTGCCACCGGGCTGATCGCGGCGCTGACCGCGCAAGGTCTCGACGTCTCACCGCACAAGGTGGGCCCGGACTACATCGATCCCGGCTATCACGCGCTCGCCGCCGGGCGGCCGGGCCGCAACCTCGATCCGTGGCTGACCGCCGAGGAGCTCATCGCGCCGCTGTTCCTGCACGGCGCGGCCGGCGCGGACCTGGCCGTGATCGAGGGCGTCATGGGCCTGTACGACGGTGCCGCCGGCGCGGGCGAGTTCGCCTCGACCGCGCACGTCGCGAAGCTGCTGGGCGCGCCCGTGGTGCTCGTCGTGGACGCCGCCTCCGCGGGCCGCTCGGTGGCCGCTCTCGTGCACGGTTTCGTCACGTACGACCCCGGCGTGCGGATCGGCGGCGTGATCCTCAACCGGGTCGGCTCCGACCGGCACGAGGACATCTGCCGTGCGGCCGTCGAGGAGACCGGGCTGCCGGTGCTCGGGGTGCTCCGCCGCCGTGACGACGTGGCCACGCCGTCGCGCCACCTCGGCCTGATCCCCGCCGCCGAGCGCCGCCCCGAGGCCCTGGCCACGGTCGAACGCCTCGGCGCGCTCGTCGGTGACTCGTGCGACCTGCGGGCCCTCGTCGCGCTGGCGCACACCGCCGGGCCGGTCACCGCCTCGCCGTGGGATCCGGCCACGGTCGTGACGCCCGCCGCGACCGGCGTGCGGATCGCGATCGCCGGCGGCTCGGCGTTCACGTTCGGGTACGCCGAGAACGACGAGCTGCTGGCGGCGGCCGGAGCCGAGGTGGTGAGGTTCGACCCGCTGCGCGACACCGCGCTGCCGGAAGGCACCGACGGCGTCGTGATCGGGGGAGGGTTCCCCGAGGCCTACGCCGCGGAGCTGTCGGCCAACGAGCCGCTGCGGCGTGCCGTCGCGGCGTTCCGCGGGCCGATCTACGCCGAGTGCGCCGGGCTCCTCTACCTCGCCCGGCGGCTCGACGACGCCCCGATGTGCGGCGTGCTCGACGCGGAGGCACGGATGACCGGGCGACTGACGCTCGGCTACCGGGAGGCCGTGGCGGTGCGAGACTCACCGGTGTCGCGGGCGGGCGAGCGGGTCCGCGGGCACGAGTTCCACCGGACCGTCTGCTCGCGTGGGGAGGGCTCCGAGCCCGCCTGGCAGTGGTCGGTGGAGGGTCCCGACGGTTTCAGCTCGGCTAATTGCCTTGCCTCCTACCTCCATCTCCACTGGGCTGGGATACCTCAGATGGCAACGCGTTTCGTGGGGGCGGCCGCATGACTTTCGATGAGGGTGTTCTGCTGGAGACCGAGCGACTGCTGCTGCGGCCGTTCGAGGAGGAGGACGCGGAGGGCGTCCTCACCGCCAGCCGGGATCCGGAGATCCTGCGCTGGATGCCGTGGGCCTCGGCGCAGACGAAGCAGACCGCCATCGACTGGTGCACGACGCACGCGCACCCGGACCCGGCGCGTGCGATGAACTTCGCCATCGTCGCCGGGGACCGCTTCGCCGGCTCCATCGGCCTCGGCCGTACGGACTGGACCGACGGCCGGGTCGAGGTCGGCTACTGGATCGCGCCGTGGGCGCGCCGCAAGGGGTACGCCGTGGAGGCGACCCGCGGCGTGGCCGCGTACGCGTTCGAGAAGGGGATGCACCGGATCGAGCTGCTCACGGCGGTCACCAACTTCGCCTCCCAGGGCGTCGCGGAGAAGGCCGGCTTCACCCGCGAGGGCATCCAGCGCGAGGCGATGCTCATCAGCACCGGGCACGTCGACGCCGTGCTCTACAGCCTGCTGGAGAGTGAGCTGTGATGGCCCGCTTCGAGCCCACGACGCTGAGCACCGACCGCCTGACCCTGCGCCCGCCGGCCGCGGGCGACGCCGGCGACGCCCTCGCGGCCGTGGACGACGAGGTACGCAAGTGGATGCCCTGGGCGCCGGGGTACACCCACGACAAGGCGCTGACGTGGTGTGTCGAAGAGGCGTACCGCGACCCCGCGCGAGAGACCCACTTCGTGATCGTGCCGCGCGCGAACGGCCGGTTCGCGGGCGTGATCGGGATCGGCCGTGCCGACTGGGAGAGCCGCGTGGCCGAGACGGGCTACTGGCTCGGGCCCGATGGCCGGGGGAACGGCTACGTCACCGAGGCCGTACGCGAGGTCGCCCGTCACGTCTTCGGGCTCGGCTTCCACCGGCTGGAGCTGCTGGCCGCCACCGGCAACGTCGCGTCTCAGCAGGTGGCCGAGCGCGCCGGGTTCACCCGCGAGGGCGTCCTCCGCGAGGCACGCCTGGTGCCGGGCGGCCGCTCCGACATGGTGCTCTTCAGTCTGCTCAAGGGGGAGCTGTGAGGCTGGTCGGCGTCGGGGTGGGGCCCGGTGACCCCGAGCTCGTCACCGTCAAGGGCGTACGCGTCCTGCGTGAGGCGGACCTCGTGCTCGTGCCGGTGATGGCGCCGGACGAGCAGGGTCGCGCCGAGGCCGTGGTGCGCGCCCACGTCGGGTCGGCCGAACGCGTCGTCTTCGCGCTCAACGACCGCGGCGGCGTGACCGAGCGGCGCGCGAACGCCTGGGACGCCGCGGCACAGCGTGTCGCCCGCGCCTTCGCCGACGGCGCGGACACGGTCGCGTTCGCCACCATCGGCGACCCGAACCTGTACTCCACCTTCACCTACCTGGCCCAGGCCGTACGCGGCCACGCGCCGGAGGTGGTCGTCGAGACCGTCCCCGGCGTCACCGCGATGCAGGACCTGGCCGCCCGCTCCGGCACCGTGCTGGCCGAGGGCACCGAGTCGCTCCACCTGCTGCCGCTCACCGGCGGCACGGGCGGCCTGCGTACCGCGCTGGAGACGGGCGACACGGTCATCGCCTACAAGTTCGGGCAGGTCGCGGGCGAAGTGCTCGCGACCGTCGCCGACACCGGCCGGCTGGACGACGCCGTGTACGGCGCGCGGCTCGGCCTGCCCGGTGAGGACATCAGGCGCGCGGCCGAGATCGAGGGCCCGGTCCCGTACCTGTCCACGCTGATCGTTCCCGGGCGCCGTACGGGCCTGGGCGGAAAACTGCACGCGAGGGGGCGGCCGTGATGGGCCGAGTCGTTTTCGTCGGGGCCGGCCCCGGAGCCGCGGACCTGCTGACGTTCCGTGCCGCCAAGGCGATCGCCGAGGCGGACGTGGTGATCTGGGCGGCCAGCCTGGTCCACGAGGACGTCCTCGAACACGCCGGCCCGGACGCGGAGATCGTCGACTCGGCGCGGCTGCCCATGGAGGGCGTGCTGCCGTACTACGAGCGCGCCGCCGCCGAGGGCCTGACCGTCGCGCGGATCCACTCGGGTGATCCGGGCCTTTGGGGGGCGGTTCAGGAGCAGCTCGACCGCTGCCGCGAACTCGGCCTCGAGACCGAGATCATCCCCGGCGTGTCGGCCTTCTCCGCGGTCGCCGCGGCGGTCGGCCGCGAGCTCACCATCCCCGAGGTCGCCCAGTCGGTGATCCTCACGCGCCTGGGCGGCGGCAAGACGCCGATGCCGCCCGGCGAGGAGGTACGCGAGTTCGCCCGGCACGGCACGACGATGGCGCTGTTCCTTTCGGCGGCACGGTCGCGGCAGCTCCAGGACGAGCTCCTCGACGGCGGCTACCCGCCGGAGACGCCCTGCGTCGTGGCGTACCAGTGCACGTGGCCGGACGAGCTGATCGTCCGCTGCCGCCTGGACGAGCTCGCCGGCACCGTACGCGCGCACAAGCTGTGGAAGCACACACTGGTGCTCGTCGGCCCGGCCCTGGAGGCGGGCGGCACCCGCTCGCACCTCTACCATCCCGGTCACTTCCACGGTCACCGGCGTGCCGAGGCAGGAGCGCGGAAGGTGCTCCGGGGTGGCTGACACGCCATACGAGCCCGATATGCCGCGGACCATGAAGGTGCGGCAGAAGGCGTTGCGCACCGGCTGGACGACCGGCACGTGCGCCTCGGCGGCGGCGAAGGCGGCCACGGAGGCGCTGGTGTCCGGGCGGTCGCAGGACGTCGTCGAGGTGGCGCTGCCCTCCGGGCAACGCGTGACGTTCGCCGTGGATTCGTGCCTGATCCGCGCCGACCGGGCCGAGGCAGTGGTGATCAAGGACGCGGGCGACGATCCTGACGTCACGCACGGTGCCCGGCTGACGGCGACCGCCTCCTGGCGGGAGACCCCGGGCATCGAGCTGGACGGCGGCATCGGGGTCGGCGTCGTCACCAAGCCCGGCCTCGGCCTGGAGCTCGGTGGACCGGCGATCAACCCCGTACCGCGCCAGATGATCGAACAGGCAGTGGGGGAGTCGGTGGACCTGAAGGCTCGGGGGGTACGCGTCATCATCTCGGTACCCGATGGCGAGACGATGGCACGTAAGACGACGAACAAGCGGCTCGGCATCCTGGACGGGATCTCGATCCTGGGCACGACCGGCATCGTGCGCCCGTTCTCGACGGCGTCGTGGCGGGCGAGCGTCGAGCAGGCGGTGGCGGTGATGGCCGCGCAGGGCGAGAAGACGCTCGTCCTGTGCACCGGCGGCCGTACGGAGAAGGGCGCCATGCGGCTGCTGCCGCAGCTGCCCGACGTGTGCTTCGTGGAGGTCGGCGACTTCACCGGCGCCGCGCTGCGCCGCGCGGTGGAGCACGGCATCACGCAGGTCGTGTTCGTGGGCATGGCCGGCAAGCTGACCAAGCTCGCCTCGGGCGTGCTGATGACGCACTACACGCGCTCCAGGGTCGACACCGCCCTGCTCGCCGAGATCACCCTCAGCATGGGCGGCTCGGGGGAGCTGGTCGCCAAGGTCGCCGAGGCCAACACGGCGCGGCACGCGTACGAGCTGTGGGAGGCCGAGGGGCTGCTCGGCCGCGCCGGGCGTGAGCTGTGCCGCCGGG
It encodes:
- the cobO gene encoding cob(I)yrinic acid a,c-diamide adenosyltransferase; translation: MPQGRPASVPDDGLTTRQRRNRPLVIVHTGAGKGKSTAAFGLALRGWNQGWPIGVFQFVKSAKWRIGEERALRVLGESGEGGRVDWHKMGEGWSWIQRPGTEEDHAADAREGWEQIKRDLAAETYGLYVLDEFTYPMKWGWVDVDDVVETLTARPGHQHVIVTGRDADPRVVGIADLVTEMGKVKHPMDAGQKGQKGIEW
- a CDS encoding cobyrinate a,c-diamide synthase; its protein translation is MTVPRLVIAAPASGSGKTTVATGLIAALTAQGLDVSPHKVGPDYIDPGYHALAAGRPGRNLDPWLTAEELIAPLFLHGAAGADLAVIEGVMGLYDGAAGAGEFASTAHVAKLLGAPVVLVVDAASAGRSVAALVHGFVTYDPGVRIGGVILNRVGSDRHEDICRAAVEETGLPVLGVLRRRDDVATPSRHLGLIPAAERRPEALATVERLGALVGDSCDLRALVALAHTAGPVTASPWDPATVVTPAATGVRIAIAGGSAFTFGYAENDELLAAAGAEVVRFDPLRDTALPEGTDGVVIGGGFPEAYAAELSANEPLRRAVAAFRGPIYAECAGLLYLARRLDDAPMCGVLDAEARMTGRLTLGYREAVAVRDSPVSRAGERVRGHEFHRTVCSRGEGSEPAWQWSVEGPDGFSSANCLASYLHLHWAGIPQMATRFVGAAA
- a CDS encoding GNAT family N-acetyltransferase; translated protein: MTFDEGVLLETERLLLRPFEEEDAEGVLTASRDPEILRWMPWASAQTKQTAIDWCTTHAHPDPARAMNFAIVAGDRFAGSIGLGRTDWTDGRVEVGYWIAPWARRKGYAVEATRGVAAYAFEKGMHRIELLTAVTNFASQGVAEKAGFTREGIQREAMLISTGHVDAVLYSLLESEL
- a CDS encoding GNAT family N-acetyltransferase, with product MARFEPTTLSTDRLTLRPPAAGDAGDALAAVDDEVRKWMPWAPGYTHDKALTWCVEEAYRDPARETHFVIVPRANGRFAGVIGIGRADWESRVAETGYWLGPDGRGNGYVTEAVREVARHVFGLGFHRLELLAATGNVASQQVAERAGFTREGVLREARLVPGGRSDMVLFSLLKGEL
- the cobI gene encoding precorrin-2 C(20)-methyltransferase; translated protein: MRLVGVGVGPGDPELVTVKGVRVLREADLVLVPVMAPDEQGRAEAVVRAHVGSAERVVFALNDRGGVTERRANAWDAAAQRVARAFADGADTVAFATIGDPNLYSTFTYLAQAVRGHAPEVVVETVPGVTAMQDLAARSGTVLAEGTESLHLLPLTGGTGGLRTALETGDTVIAYKFGQVAGEVLATVADTGRLDDAVYGARLGLPGEDIRRAAEIEGPVPYLSTLIVPGRRTGLGGKLHARGRP
- the cobM gene encoding precorrin-4 C(11)-methyltransferase, which translates into the protein MGRVVFVGAGPGAADLLTFRAAKAIAEADVVIWAASLVHEDVLEHAGPDAEIVDSARLPMEGVLPYYERAAAEGLTVARIHSGDPGLWGAVQEQLDRCRELGLETEIIPGVSAFSAVAAAVGRELTIPEVAQSVILTRLGGGKTPMPPGEEVREFARHGTTMALFLSAARSRQLQDELLDGGYPPETPCVVAYQCTWPDELIVRCRLDELAGTVRAHKLWKHTLVLVGPALEAGGTRSHLYHPGHFHGHRRAEAGARKVLRGG
- a CDS encoding cobalt-precorrin-5B (C(1))-methyltransferase, with translation MADTPYEPDMPRTMKVRQKALRTGWTTGTCASAAAKAATEALVSGRSQDVVEVALPSGQRVTFAVDSCLIRADRAEAVVIKDAGDDPDVTHGARLTATASWRETPGIELDGGIGVGVVTKPGLGLELGGPAINPVPRQMIEQAVGESVDLKARGVRVIISVPDGETMARKTTNKRLGILDGISILGTTGIVRPFSTASWRASVEQAVAVMAAQGEKTLVLCTGGRTEKGAMRLLPQLPDVCFVEVGDFTGAALRRAVEHGITQVVFVGMAGKLTKLASGVLMTHYTRSRVDTALLAEITLSMGGSGELVAKVAEANTARHAYELWEAEGLLGRAGRELCRRVAGVLEEFAASAAPESPGIAAQVVLVDFTGQRMIAMYGRLGR